A stretch of Saccharothrix texasensis DNA encodes these proteins:
- a CDS encoding AI-2E family transporter: MSAEDRRWTDRGQAVGHGVTWLARWSARLALVAIGFWLLWTLIGKLWVVVMPVLLGLLITTVLWPPARWLRSRGVPAALAATIVLLGGLIVLGGVVALITTSIASGVPEIADSATRALQQAVDWAAGPPLNIGESQLDQLLQQGIDQLRSSVGSIANSLLTGVGTVTSGLVTGIVALLLAFLFVKDGPRFTPWLRGVIGERAGGHVTVVLDRVWTTLGDFIRTQAIVSLVDAVLIGLGLVVLGVPLAVPLAALTFLGGFVPIVGAFIAGALAVLVALVSNGPTTALIMLVIVVVVQQVEGNVLQPVLQSRSLRLHAAVVLLAVTAGSTLYGIAGAFLAVPVVAAVAVVLRYLGEVIDRRTAEQPAVPDRPDDPDRVPDAEPPRA; the protein is encoded by the coding sequence GTGAGCGCTGAGGACCGCCGTTGGACCGATCGCGGTCAGGCCGTCGGGCACGGGGTGACCTGGCTGGCGCGGTGGAGCGCCCGCCTGGCGCTGGTCGCGATCGGCTTCTGGCTGCTGTGGACGCTGATCGGCAAGCTGTGGGTCGTGGTGATGCCGGTCCTGCTGGGCCTGCTGATCACGACCGTGCTCTGGCCGCCCGCCCGGTGGCTGCGCTCGCGCGGTGTGCCCGCCGCGCTGGCCGCGACGATCGTGCTGCTCGGCGGGCTGATCGTGCTCGGCGGTGTGGTGGCGCTGATCACCACGTCCATCGCGTCCGGCGTGCCCGAGATCGCCGACAGCGCGACCCGCGCCCTGCAACAAGCCGTCGACTGGGCGGCCGGTCCGCCGCTCAACATCGGCGAGAGCCAGCTCGACCAGTTGCTGCAACAGGGCATCGACCAGTTGCGCTCCAGCGTCGGGTCGATCGCGAACAGCCTGCTCACCGGCGTCGGCACGGTGACCTCCGGCCTCGTCACCGGCATCGTCGCGCTGCTGCTGGCGTTCCTGTTCGTCAAGGACGGGCCGCGGTTCACGCCGTGGCTGCGCGGCGTGATCGGCGAGCGCGCCGGCGGGCACGTGACCGTCGTGCTGGACCGGGTCTGGACGACGCTGGGCGACTTCATCCGCACCCAGGCGATCGTGAGCCTGGTGGACGCGGTGCTGATCGGCCTCGGCCTGGTCGTGCTCGGTGTGCCGCTGGCCGTGCCGCTGGCGGCGTTGACGTTCCTCGGCGGGTTCGTGCCGATCGTCGGCGCGTTCATCGCGGGCGCCTTGGCCGTGCTCGTCGCCCTGGTCAGCAACGGGCCGACCACCGCGCTGATCATGCTGGTGATCGTGGTGGTGGTGCAGCAGGTGGAGGGCAACGTCCTGCAGCCGGTGCTCCAGTCGCGCAGCCTGCGCCTGCACGCCGCCGTCGTCCTGCTCGCGGTGACGGCGGGCAGCACCCTCTACGGCATCGCGGGCGCGTTCCTCGCCGTGCCGGTGGTGGCCGCGGTGGCGGTCGTCCTGCGCTACCTGGGCGAGGTCATCGACCGGCGCACCGCGGAGCAGCCGGCCGTTCCCGACCGGCCGGACGACCCGGACCGCGTGCCGGACGCGGAGCCGCCGCGCGCCTGA
- a CDS encoding YbaB/EbfC family nucleoid-associated protein: MDPAQWLADYRERLERAAQGARAASASLREVGATATSPRGEVSVTVNAGGLLDDVTLTPAARRLEADALSVLIVATAREAQRLAGARMAEVMCGYLGEGEALERITDHQPAEVVR, from the coding sequence ATGGATCCAGCGCAGTGGCTGGCGGACTACCGGGAGCGCCTCGAACGCGCGGCGCAGGGCGCCCGTGCGGCGAGCGCGAGCCTGCGCGAGGTGGGCGCGACCGCGACATCGCCTCGTGGTGAGGTCAGCGTGACCGTGAACGCCGGGGGACTGCTCGACGACGTCACGCTGACGCCGGCGGCACGCAGGTTGGAGGCCGACGCCTTGTCCGTGCTCATCGTCGCCACCGCGCGCGAGGCGCAGCGGCTGGCCGGCGCGCGGATGGCCGAGGTGATGTGCGGCTACCTCGGCGAAGGCGAGGCGCTGGAGCGGATCACCGACCACCAGCCCGCGGAGGTCGTGCGATGA
- a CDS encoding glycoside hydrolase family 97 catalytic domain-containing protein has translation MSSLRRVVAARLVALFAVLGSLLVPVAPASAAPGEWVITTPGSAVAARVTLDPGAGGLALAVSRQGRTVLAPSPIGLRAAEVDLTGGLRAVGRTDRLVTERYAMTTGKRLQRQTRMTETTLAFTGAGGARLDLVVRVAPDGVAYRYAVPDPVTVTGEASSFRLPADAPAWLLPYNAWYEANRVRTTAAGAAEGEYGHPSLFRVGEDYALITESDVDGRYPGGRLRHAAGSGDYRVVLADEQVAGVTRTPWRVAIVGSLATVGESTLVDDLASPSKVADTSWVRPGKVAWSWLSEHASPGDFERQKRYVDFAARHGWEYVLVDEGWRATWVPELVRHARAKGVEVLLWFHWTALDTQAERDTVLPEVRRWGVRGVKLDFMESDSRARYQWYDAVLAKTAELRLMVNFHGSTIPHGLARTWPHVMTMEAVRGAENSPPAANNPVQAFTRNAVGSMDYTPVSLEVGPKEASVAHEVALPVLYESGWTHFADKPEAYERFPEALRYLDQVPTAWDETRVLGGDPSDHAVVARRSGDRWFVGAVAAGDPRTLRAPLGFLGGGQWLVEVVRDGEGRGDVRRDARIARSSAALEVAVPRDGGFAAVICPYRPGTLTCDRPVMPVPATTLAVAPSGVVDAAKGSTFEVTGSFTAEAAIEDVVLTAAAPEGWTVTGAPVTRRALRPGEALTGRWTVRVGEDSPVGAVDVPVSAEFRAPGHARVHVEQAVRAFVPPPVPTGEPYVSDLPFMSEGNGWGPVERDRSNGENAGGDGNPLTIGGVVHAKGVGVHAPSDLSVYLGGGCRELTAVIGLDDETAEPGSVVFQVFGDDRLLYDSGVLRGGDPARPITVDTTGVRMVGLRVTDGGDGRNFDHADWAEARLACA, from the coding sequence ATGTCATCGCTTCGCCGCGTCGTCGCGGCACGGCTCGTGGCCCTGTTCGCCGTCCTCGGTTCGCTCCTGGTTCCCGTCGCGCCCGCGTCGGCCGCGCCCGGCGAGTGGGTGATCACCACGCCCGGCTCCGCCGTGGCCGCGCGCGTGACCCTCGACCCCGGCGCCGGCGGCCTGGCGCTCGCCGTCTCCCGACAGGGCCGCACGGTGCTCGCGCCGTCGCCGATCGGGTTGCGCGCCGCCGAGGTCGACCTGACCGGCGGCCTGCGGGCGGTCGGCCGCACCGATCGGCTCGTGACCGAGCGGTACGCGATGACCACCGGCAAGCGGCTGCAGCGGCAGACCCGGATGACCGAGACCACGCTGGCGTTCACCGGCGCGGGCGGTGCTCGGCTGGACCTGGTGGTGCGGGTCGCGCCGGACGGCGTGGCCTACCGGTACGCCGTGCCGGACCCCGTCACGGTGACCGGAGAGGCGTCGTCGTTCCGGCTGCCGGCCGACGCCCCGGCCTGGCTGCTGCCCTACAACGCCTGGTACGAGGCGAACCGGGTGCGCACCACGGCCGCGGGCGCGGCGGAGGGCGAGTACGGCCACCCCTCGTTGTTCCGGGTGGGCGAGGACTACGCGCTGATCACCGAGTCCGATGTGGACGGCCGGTACCCGGGCGGCAGGCTGCGGCACGCCGCCGGGTCGGGCGACTACCGGGTGGTGCTCGCGGACGAGCAGGTCGCGGGCGTCACGCGCACGCCGTGGCGCGTCGCGATCGTGGGCTCCCTCGCGACCGTCGGCGAGTCGACCCTGGTGGACGACCTCGCCTCCCCGTCCAAGGTCGCCGACACGTCGTGGGTGCGGCCGGGCAAGGTCGCGTGGTCGTGGCTGAGCGAGCACGCCAGCCCCGGCGACTTCGAGCGGCAGAAGCGGTACGTGGACTTCGCCGCCCGCCACGGCTGGGAGTACGTGCTGGTGGACGAGGGCTGGCGCGCCACGTGGGTGCCGGAGCTGGTCCGCCACGCCCGCGCCAAGGGCGTCGAGGTGCTGCTGTGGTTCCACTGGACCGCGCTGGACACGCAGGCCGAGCGCGACACCGTGCTGCCCGAGGTGCGCCGGTGGGGTGTGCGGGGCGTGAAGCTCGACTTCATGGAGTCCGACTCCCGGGCCCGCTACCAGTGGTACGACGCGGTGCTGGCGAAGACCGCCGAGCTGCGGCTGATGGTGAACTTCCACGGCTCGACCATCCCGCACGGCCTGGCCCGGACGTGGCCGCACGTGATGACGATGGAGGCCGTGCGCGGCGCGGAGAACTCGCCGCCGGCGGCGAACAACCCGGTGCAGGCCTTCACCCGCAACGCGGTCGGGTCGATGGACTACACGCCGGTGTCGTTGGAGGTCGGGCCGAAGGAGGCGTCGGTCGCGCACGAGGTCGCGCTGCCGGTGCTCTACGAGTCGGGGTGGACGCACTTCGCGGACAAGCCGGAGGCCTACGAGCGGTTCCCGGAGGCGTTGCGGTACCTGGACCAGGTGCCGACCGCGTGGGACGAGACCCGCGTGCTGGGCGGTGACCCGTCCGATCACGCGGTGGTGGCGCGGCGGTCCGGCGACCGCTGGTTCGTCGGCGCGGTGGCGGCCGGCGACCCGCGCACGCTGCGGGCCCCGCTGGGGTTCCTGGGCGGCGGGCAGTGGCTGGTCGAGGTGGTGCGGGACGGCGAGGGGCGCGGTGACGTGCGGCGGGACGCCCGGATCGCGCGGTCGTCGGCGGCGCTGGAGGTCGCGGTGCCGCGCGACGGCGGGTTCGCGGCGGTGATCTGCCCCTACCGGCCGGGGACGCTGACGTGCGACCGGCCGGTTATGCCGGTGCCCGCCACCACTCTCGCGGTCGCGCCGTCGGGAGTGGTCGACGCGGCGAAGGGGTCGACGTTCGAGGTCACGGGGAGCTTCACGGCCGAAGCCGCGATCGAGGACGTCGTGCTGACCGCGGCGGCGCCCGAGGGGTGGACGGTGACCGGCGCGCCGGTCACGCGACGCGCCCTGCGGCCCGGTGAGGCGCTGACCGGCCGGTGGACCGTGCGGGTGGGCGAGGACAGCCCGGTGGGCGCGGTCGACGTGCCGGTGTCCGCCGAGTTCCGCGCGCCGGGCCACGCCCGGGTGCACGTGGAGCAGGCCGTGCGCGCGTTCGTGCCGCCACCCGTGCCCACCGGCGAGCCGTACGTGAGCGACCTGCCGTTCATGAGCGAGGGCAACGGGTGGGGGCCGGTCGAGCGGGACCGGTCCAACGGCGAGAACGCCGGCGGCGACGGCAACCCGCTGACCATCGGCGGTGTCGTCCACGCGAAGGGCGTGGGCGTGCACGCGCCGTCCGACCTGTCGGTCTACCTGGGCGGCGGGTGCCGGGAGCTGACCGCGGTGATCGGCTTGGACGACGAGACGGCGGAACCGGGCTCGGTGGTGTTCCAGGTCTTCGGCGACGACCGGCTGCTCTACGACAGCGGCGTGCTGCGCGGCGGTGACCCGGCCCGGCCGATCACCGTGGACACCACCGGTGTGCGGATGGTCGGTCTCCGCGTGACCGACGGCGGCGACGGCCGCAACTTCGACCACGCCGACTGGGCCGAAGCCCGGTTGGCCTGCGCGTGA
- a CDS encoding serine hydrolase domain-containing protein, which yields MTGRNRRLLAGGVVLAVTVAVTTPVAAVAAPADHPATRAVLDRHQAQAGPGAAVHAGDETGSWTLSSGAAKIGQNRPVTSTEHFRIGSQTKTFTAAVVLQLVDEGRVALDAPIGRYLPGVVTGYSNVAFLVLGLLVERVTGRPARDAITERVITPLGLTHTWGTRAPADPYLPGCVGGRVGPFFFWTEGTTDTELTFWSTAGAVASTLEDLAAFYGALLDGRVVSAAALAEMRRTTAPDHSYGLALSRVDLTCGGEAWGHNGALPNGHCSITLTTDDGRFASLVTNGNVVSSRLVSIEVLDTALCEEAA from the coding sequence GTGACCGGCCGGAACCGCCGCCTGCTCGCCGGCGGCGTCGTCCTCGCCGTCACCGTCGCGGTCACCACGCCCGTCGCCGCGGTCGCCGCGCCGGCCGACCACCCCGCCACCCGGGCCGTGCTCGACCGCCACCAGGCGCAGGCCGGACCGGGCGCGGCCGTCCACGCCGGTGACGAGACCGGGTCGTGGACCTTGAGCAGCGGCGCCGCCAAGATCGGCCAGAACCGGCCGGTCACGTCGACCGAGCACTTCCGGATCGGCAGCCAGACCAAGACGTTCACCGCGGCGGTGGTGCTCCAGCTCGTCGACGAGGGCCGAGTCGCGCTGGACGCGCCCATCGGGCGGTACCTGCCCGGCGTGGTCACCGGCTACTCCAACGTCGCCTTCCTCGTGCTGGGCCTGCTGGTCGAACGCGTCACCGGCCGCCCGGCCCGCGACGCCATCACCGAACGGGTCATCACGCCGCTCGGGCTCACGCACACGTGGGGGACGCGGGCGCCGGCCGACCCGTACCTGCCCGGCTGCGTGGGCGGCAGGGTCGGCCCGTTCTTCTTCTGGACCGAGGGCACCACGGACACCGAGCTGACCTTCTGGAGCACCGCCGGCGCGGTGGCGTCCACGTTGGAGGACCTGGCCGCCTTCTACGGCGCGCTCCTCGACGGGCGGGTCGTGTCGGCGGCGGCGCTCGCCGAGATGCGCCGGACCACCGCGCCGGACCACTCGTACGGGCTCGCGCTGTCCAGGGTGGACCTCACGTGCGGCGGTGAGGCGTGGGGCCACAACGGGGCGCTGCCCAACGGGCACTGCTCGATCACCCTGACCACCGACGACGGCCGGTTCGCGTCGCTGGTCACCAACGGGAACGTGGTCAGCTCCCGGCTCGTCTCGATCGAAGTCCTGGACACGGCGTTGTGCGAGGAGGCGGCATGA
- a CDS encoding WXG100 family type VII secretion target codes for MTTLPRAEAGETSPDAGRIAALLAELRTASAAVDRKEWLSGGLAGDPDAPIGTMSSTERPLSALDGAGVGFLTPMISFLEEPLDQLRGDPDSVSARAGEFDSAGKDATSVADEYRSSVGAETSEWSGQAGTDYLKAGTELADGILSIGETALTSGKAMIAAGEVVAKVVAAVTRLITEALAKITPIITQALAAAPATFGQSLAVAIPQCVQIAVEYGGKIAGKLAELLAGGENLIKLVEGALGVLKVVKEVVSFIGEQSQSGPPSSPTSPGGKPIGASDQATVPDEDPTPPPSTTSRAEEPA; via the coding sequence GTGACGACACTGCCCCGCGCCGAGGCCGGCGAGACGTCACCGGACGCCGGCCGGATCGCCGCGCTGCTGGCCGAGCTGCGGACCGCGAGCGCCGCCGTCGACCGCAAGGAGTGGCTGTCGGGCGGGCTGGCCGGCGACCCGGACGCCCCGATCGGCACGATGAGCTCGACGGAACGGCCGCTGTCCGCGCTGGACGGCGCGGGCGTCGGGTTCCTCACCCCGATGATCTCGTTCCTGGAAGAGCCGCTCGACCAGCTGCGCGGCGACCCGGACTCGGTGTCCGCCCGCGCGGGCGAGTTCGACTCGGCGGGCAAGGACGCGACGTCCGTGGCCGACGAGTACCGGTCGTCGGTGGGCGCGGAGACCAGCGAGTGGTCCGGCCAGGCCGGGACGGACTACCTGAAAGCGGGCACCGAGCTGGCCGACGGCATCCTCTCGATCGGGGAGACCGCGCTGACCTCCGGCAAGGCGATGATCGCGGCCGGCGAGGTCGTGGCCAAGGTCGTCGCGGCCGTCACCCGGCTCATCACCGAGGCCCTCGCCAAGATCACGCCCATCATCACCCAGGCGCTCGCCGCCGCGCCCGCCACGTTCGGCCAGAGCCTCGCGGTGGCGATCCCGCAGTGCGTGCAGATCGCCGTCGAGTACGGCGGGAAGATCGCGGGCAAGCTGGCCGAGCTGCTGGCCGGCGGTGAGAACCTGATCAAGCTGGTGGAAGGCGCGCTCGGCGTGCTGAAGGTCGTCAAGGAAGTCGTGTCGTTCATCGGCGAGCAGAGCCAGTCGGGCCCTCCGAGTTCTCCGACCTCTCCGGGCGGCAAGCCGATCGGCGCGTCGGACCAGGCCACCGTGCCCGACGAAGACCCCACCCCGCCCCCGTCGACCACCTCGCGCGCGGAGGAACCCGCGTGA
- a CDS encoding helix-turn-helix domain-containing protein → MTSRFGALLRRWRQRAGLSQDDLAERAGLGVRTVRGLETGQRGNPQVRTVRLLADALGLDGAERAELFTAAGHAEPADPDEDLPARVGPVGGPRRTPAPALGADPLVGATDALAYAVHARWRREEEQQQVHDPVPLPVRWRPAPDALRDSWANTRLAQPGRTARPLDLTGRLDQVVEVYRRVPSSRLIVLGRAGAGKTILTTRFVLDLLAARAPADPVPVIFGLGSWNPVRAELRDWLAEQLVRDHPGLAAPGPGGSTLAAALVDAHRVLPVLDGFDEVAGGLHRAALAALNATTLPLLLTSRVDEYRAAVRATGVLRAAGAVELVDLDAADVADYLPRTTGQRATGPSGTVWQPVLDHVRDHPDSPLAAVLTTPLMVALARRIYSDTPGHDPAELVDADRFGDRDAIERHLLGGFVPAAYQERRGGRAHDADQVRRWLGHLADHLTRLGTHDLAWWQLGTSMSRRARTLVVALVVFAGVWLGDVVVEGSLLPGVAPAELVGLGAVVALLAGVSFGLVHGHLARVQPLEPVRFRLRLRARSRVAWRRVRVRARMGLLFGALVGCSYGLVMILMKWLISDLPVTPAMVFVDAGVFTAVFASGAALAFGLIAAGESPQDIRSAASPAGLLESNRKTVLLQLALFGPLFAVFFSAMTWLIATALMSLPGGGPFGVVIAWPGSAGLLLGLVGGFGGGFGYLISMTAWGQWVVFARFWLPLTGRLPWAVHAFLDDAYRRGVLRRAGAVYQFRHARLQDHLAEAHRDRS, encoded by the coding sequence GTGACGAGCCGGTTCGGCGCTCTGCTGCGGCGCTGGCGGCAGCGGGCCGGGTTGAGCCAGGACGACCTGGCCGAACGCGCCGGGCTCGGTGTCCGCACCGTGCGCGGGCTGGAGACCGGGCAGCGCGGCAACCCCCAGGTGCGCACCGTGCGGCTGCTGGCCGACGCGCTGGGCCTGGACGGCGCGGAGCGCGCCGAGCTGTTCACCGCCGCCGGCCACGCCGAGCCCGCCGACCCGGACGAGGACCTGCCCGCCCGGGTCGGGCCCGTCGGCGGGCCGCGGCGGACGCCCGCGCCGGCCCTCGGCGCCGACCCGCTGGTCGGGGCGACGGACGCGCTCGCCTACGCGGTGCACGCCCGGTGGCGGCGGGAAGAAGAGCAGCAGCAGGTGCACGACCCGGTGCCGCTGCCGGTCCGCTGGCGCCCCGCGCCCGACGCGTTGCGCGACAGCTGGGCCAACACGCGGCTGGCCCAGCCGGGCCGGACCGCGCGGCCCCTCGACCTCACCGGGCGGCTCGACCAGGTGGTGGAGGTCTACCGGCGGGTGCCGTCGTCCCGGCTGATCGTGCTCGGTCGGGCCGGCGCGGGCAAGACGATCCTCACCACGCGGTTCGTGCTGGACCTGCTGGCCGCCCGCGCGCCGGCCGACCCGGTGCCGGTGATCTTCGGCCTCGGCTCGTGGAACCCGGTCCGCGCCGAGCTGCGGGACTGGCTCGCCGAGCAGCTGGTGCGCGACCACCCCGGTCTCGCCGCCCCCGGCCCCGGTGGGTCGACGCTGGCCGCCGCGCTGGTCGACGCCCACCGCGTGCTGCCCGTGCTGGACGGGTTCGACGAGGTGGCGGGCGGCCTGCACCGGGCGGCGCTGGCCGCGTTGAACGCCACCACCCTGCCGCTGCTGCTGACCAGCCGGGTCGACGAGTACCGGGCCGCGGTGCGGGCCACCGGCGTGCTCCGGGCGGCCGGCGCGGTCGAGCTGGTCGACCTCGACGCGGCCGACGTCGCCGACTACCTGCCGCGCACCACCGGGCAGCGCGCGACCGGCCCCTCGGGCACCGTCTGGCAACCCGTGCTGGACCACGTGCGGGACCACCCGGACAGCCCGCTCGCGGCCGTGCTGACCACCCCGCTGATGGTGGCGCTCGCGCGCCGGATCTACAGCGACACCCCCGGCCACGATCCGGCGGAGCTGGTCGACGCGGACCGGTTCGGCGACCGCGACGCGATCGAACGGCACCTGCTCGGCGGGTTCGTGCCCGCCGCGTACCAGGAGCGGCGCGGCGGCCGGGCCCACGACGCCGACCAGGTCCGCCGCTGGCTCGGCCACCTCGCCGACCACCTGACCCGGCTCGGCACGCACGACCTGGCCTGGTGGCAGCTCGGCACCTCGATGAGCAGGCGGGCCAGGACCCTGGTGGTGGCGCTGGTCGTGTTCGCCGGGGTCTGGCTGGGTGACGTGGTGGTCGAGGGCAGCCTGCTGCCCGGGGTGGCCCCCGCGGAGCTGGTGGGCCTCGGCGCCGTGGTCGCGCTGCTCGCCGGTGTGTCGTTCGGGTTGGTGCACGGGCACCTGGCACGGGTCCAGCCGCTCGAACCGGTCCGGTTCCGGCTGCGGCTGCGGGCCCGTTCAAGGGTGGCGTGGCGGCGGGTGCGGGTCAGGGCCCGGATGGGGTTGCTGTTCGGCGCGCTGGTCGGCTGCTCCTACGGGTTGGTGATGATCCTGATGAAGTGGCTGATCTCCGACCTGCCCGTGACGCCGGCGATGGTCTTCGTCGACGCCGGGGTGTTCACCGCGGTGTTCGCGTCCGGCGCGGCGCTCGCCTTCGGGCTGATCGCCGCGGGCGAGTCGCCGCAGGACATCCGCTCGGCGGCGAGCCCGGCCGGGCTGCTCGAGTCGAACCGGAAGACCGTGCTCCTCCAGCTCGCGCTGTTCGGGCCGCTGTTCGCGGTGTTCTTCTCGGCCATGACGTGGCTCATCGCGACGGCGTTGATGTCGCTGCCGGGCGGCGGCCCGTTCGGCGTGGTGATCGCCTGGCCCGGGTCGGCCGGACTGCTGCTGGGGCTCGTCGGCGGGTTCGGCGGCGGCTTCGGCTACCTGATCAGCATGACCGCGTGGGGCCAGTGGGTGGTGTTCGCCCGCTTCTGGCTACCGCTGACCGGCCGGTTGCCCTGGGCCGTGCACGCGTTCCTCGACGACGCCTATCGGCGGGGTGTGCTGCGCCGTGCGGGCGCGGTCTACCAGTTCCGCCACGCCCGTCTTCAAGATCACCTGGCTGAGGCGCACCGAGACCGGTCTTGA
- a CDS encoding ESX secretion-associated protein EspG, which yields MTAAIEHQAVFDPVELDLLATHAGVAFPFPLRVPSAGRFTRERDELLAAAAHALCDRGLATATGPVGVAEELVTALREYRGAVDLVVIGTEEATGAVAMVHRDRAVVCRQSPLDGRGAAVRVTAVPATELADELAGLVPEVRAASTMPITLPPGVVEDALRMVEDPAGDLLVRRHVRELVRARGGDGTAVDRLVDLFPAVAGRGQLGVVRRTGDTVTRPHEVSWLDGARGRLRVDRGDTGWVSVNPLRHGELVRLLGETASVARA from the coding sequence GTGACCGCCGCGATCGAGCACCAGGCCGTCTTCGACCCCGTCGAACTGGACCTGCTCGCCACGCACGCCGGCGTCGCCTTCCCGTTCCCGCTGCGGGTGCCGTCCGCCGGCCGGTTCACCCGCGAACGCGACGAACTGCTCGCCGCCGCCGCGCACGCCTTGTGCGATCGCGGCCTGGCCACCGCGACCGGACCGGTCGGCGTCGCGGAGGAGCTGGTCACCGCGTTGCGCGAGTACCGGGGCGCGGTCGACCTGGTCGTCATCGGCACCGAGGAGGCCACCGGCGCGGTGGCCATGGTCCACCGGGACCGGGCGGTGGTGTGCCGCCAGTCGCCGCTCGACGGGCGGGGCGCCGCGGTCCGCGTCACGGCGGTGCCGGCCACGGAGCTGGCCGACGAGCTCGCCGGCCTGGTCCCCGAGGTGCGGGCGGCCTCGACCATGCCGATCACGTTGCCGCCCGGCGTGGTCGAGGACGCGTTGCGGATGGTCGAAGACCCGGCCGGAGACCTGCTCGTCCGGCGGCACGTGCGCGAGCTGGTCCGCGCCCGCGGCGGCGACGGAACCGCCGTCGACCGGCTGGTCGACCTGTTCCCGGCGGTGGCGGGCCGGGGCCAGCTCGGCGTCGTCCGCCGGACCGGCGACACCGTCACCCGGCCGCACGAGGTGTCGTGGCTGGACGGCGCGCGGGGACGGCTCCGGGTCGACCGGGGCGACACCGGCTGGGTGAGCGTCAACCCGCTGCGGCACGGCGAACTCGTCCGCCTGCTCGGCGAGACCGCGTCGGTCGCCCGCGCCTGA
- a CDS encoding winged helix-turn-helix transcriptional regulator, which translates to MLRRTYDDQVCSIARALEVVGERWTLLIVRDALSGVTRFDGFLHRLPIARNVLSDRLNSLVEFGVLDRVLYQDRPPRHEYRLTAKGRELLPVVLSLMAWGDEHMPAQDGPPAVAEHAACGGVVRTRMICDCCEREVAPGVVFRRPSDAATPPGPAAG; encoded by the coding sequence ATGCTCCGACGCACATACGACGACCAGGTCTGCTCCATCGCGCGCGCCCTCGAAGTCGTCGGCGAGCGCTGGACGCTGTTGATCGTGCGGGACGCGCTCTCGGGGGTCACCCGGTTCGACGGTTTCCTCCACCGACTGCCCATCGCGCGCAACGTGCTCAGCGACCGGCTCAACAGCCTGGTCGAGTTCGGCGTGCTGGACCGCGTGCTCTACCAGGACCGGCCGCCGCGCCACGAGTACCGGCTCACCGCCAAGGGGCGCGAGCTGCTGCCGGTGGTGCTGTCGCTCATGGCGTGGGGCGACGAGCACATGCCCGCGCAGGACGGACCGCCCGCCGTGGCCGAGCACGCGGCCTGCGGCGGCGTCGTCCGCACGCGGATGATCTGCGACTGCTGCGAGCGGGAGGTCGCGCCCGGCGTGGTGTTCAGGCGGCCGAGCGACGCTGCCACACCACCGGGACCGGCGGCGGGATAG
- a CDS encoding WXG100 family type VII secretion target: MSRGDFTVDPEQLRGHAGRLAGYADRLAATGARLPDALGEQSLGSFAGFLTAGLGGAMATTLDAFGHVAAAVDQAGGGLRQVADQYQRTDDDSSAALTGIGTEVAEW; this comes from the coding sequence ATGAGCCGGGGCGACTTCACCGTCGACCCCGAGCAGCTGCGCGGGCACGCGGGCAGGCTCGCGGGCTACGCCGACCGGCTCGCCGCGACGGGCGCCCGGTTGCCCGACGCGCTGGGGGAGCAGTCGCTCGGTTCGTTCGCCGGGTTCCTCACCGCCGGGTTGGGCGGCGCGATGGCCACGACGCTGGACGCGTTCGGCCACGTCGCGGCCGCGGTCGACCAGGCCGGCGGCGGCCTGAGGCAGGTGGCCGACCAGTACCAGCGCACCGACGACGACAGTTCCGCCGCGCTGACCGGGATCGGGACGGAGGTCGCCGAGTGGTGA